GCCTGCCGCCGGGCATGAAGGACACCGGCCGGCTAGAGTTTCAGGATCTGCTGCGGCTGCGCAGCCGGGCCGAGGATCGCGGCCTGCGCCTAATCGCCATCGAGAACGTGCCGATTCACTTCTACGACAAGATCATGCTGGGCAAAGAAGGCCGCGAGCGCCAGCTCGAGAACATGCAGGAGACGATCCGCAACCTGGGACGAGCCGGCATCCCCATCTTCGGCTATCACTTCATCGCCACCGGCGTGTGGCGCACCGGCTGGGATACCCCCATCCGCGGCGGCGCGATCAGCAACGGTTTCAAGTTGGCCATGGCGCAGCGCGCGCCGCTGTCCTTCGACCGCGAGTACCACGAGGACGAGATGTGGGCGAATTACCACTGGTACATGGAGCGCATCCTGCCGGTAGCCGAGGAATACAACGTGCGTATGGCGCTGCACCCCGACGATCCGCCGGTGCCTACTCTGGGCGGCGTGCCGCGCTTGTTCCGCAACTTCGAAAACTTCAAGCGCGCGATGGAAGCGCATCCCAGCCCGATGCACGGCCTGGACTACTGCCACGGCTGCTGGAGCGAGATGCGCGGCGGCGCCGGCGTGCTGGAGAGCATCGAGTACTTCGGCCGGCAGGGGCGCATCTTTTACGTGCACTTCCGCGACGTGAAAGGCGGGTGCGATGATTTCACCGAGTGCTTCCTCGGCGAAGGCAATAGCGACATTTTCAAGGTGATGCTGACGCTCAAGCGCGTTGGCTTCAACGGCTTCATGATTGACGACCACGTGCCTGCCCTGGTGAACGATTCGCCGTGGCGACACCGCGGTCACGCCTTCGCCACCGGCTATATGCTCGGCCTGCTACAAGCCGTCAATGCGATCGCCGAAGGCGCAGCGACCTGACTGCGCTCATGAAGCCCTAACTCATCATCTATGATCCAACAAGCCATCGCCAAGCTGTTCACCCATACCTCCCTCACCGCCGAAGAGGCGGAAGAGACGATGAACGAGATCATGCGCGGCGCGGCCACGCCAGCGCAGATCGGCGCCTATCTAGCCGCGCTGCACATGAAGGGCGAGTCCGCCGACGAGATCGTGGGCAGCATGCGCGCGCTGCGGGCGCACATGGCGCGCATCCCCACCCACCAGCCGAAACTGATTGACGTGGTCGGCACCGGCGGTGACCGCTCCAACACCTTCAACATCAGCACGACGACGGCGTTCGTGGTGGCCGGGGCGGGCGTGCCGGTAGCCAAGCATGGCAACCGCGCCGCGTCCTCGCAGAGCGGCAGTGCCGACGTGCTCAGCGCCCTGGGTGTAAAAGTAGATCTGACGCCGGAGCAAGTCGGGCGCTGTATTGACGAGATCGGCATCGGCTTTGCCTTCGCGCCGGTGCACCACCCAGCGATGAAGAACGTGGCCGGCCCGCGCCGCGAGATCGGCCAGCGCACCATCTTCAACATCATCGGCCCGCCCAGCAACCCGGCCTTTGCCCGCCATCACCTGCTGGGCGTGTGGGATCGGCGCTACGTGAGGGTGATGGCCGATGTGCTGGTGCAACTGGAGGACGAACATGCCC
The window above is part of the Candidatus Roseilinea sp. genome. Proteins encoded here:
- the uxuA gene encoding mannonate dehydratase; translation: MIDITQLPMRVAIGQVNELSDEFLDFARQMGLQDVQMNLYSLPPGMKDTGRLEFQDLLRLRSRAEDRGLRLIAIENVPIHFYDKIMLGKEGRERQLENMQETIRNLGRAGIPIFGYHFIATGVWRTGWDTPIRGGAISNGFKLAMAQRAPLSFDREYHEDEMWANYHWYMERILPVAEEYNVRMALHPDDPPVPTLGGVPRLFRNFENFKRAMEAHPSPMHGLDYCHGCWSEMRGGAGVLESIEYFGRQGRIFYVHFRDVKGGCDDFTECFLGEGNSDIFKVMLTLKRVGFNGFMIDDHVPALVNDSPWRHRGHAFATGYMLGLLQAVNAIAEGAAT
- the trpD gene encoding anthranilate phosphoribosyltransferase encodes the protein MIQQAIAKLFTHTSLTAEEAEETMNEIMRGAATPAQIGAYLAALHMKGESADEIVGSMRALRAHMARIPTHQPKLIDVVGTGGDRSNTFNISTTTAFVVAGAGVPVAKHGNRAASSQSGSADVLSALGVKVDLTPEQVGRCIDEIGIGFAFAPVHHPAMKNVAGPRREIGQRTIFNIIGPPSNPAFARHHLLGVWDRRYVRVMADVLVQLEDEHALVVSGSSPQVAGIDELTTVGPNTVAEVRHGQVTEYQLDALDYGFRPATLDDLGGGSPDFNAAITRAILAGEDIQARCDVVLLNAGAALYAADAASDIATGIEMARESIRSGAALKKLEALIELSRKLGEGG